One segment of Thermococcus profundus DNA contains the following:
- a CDS encoding class I SAM-dependent methyltransferase translates to MHELYTVLAEYYDTIYGERVERVKGEIDFVEEIFREDAEREIKRVLDLACGTGVPTLELAMRGYEVVGLDLHEEMLTVAKEKAKVRGLNVRFIQGDALDINFENEFDAVTMFFSSITYFNDSVIQQLFNSVKSALRPGGVFVADFPCGFYGGSNGPTVWDEKKGDERLIITDWREVEPAFQKLHFKRLVQIIKPDRSIRAVFVDDELNIYTPREMRLLAEKYFSEVRIYGNMHRGLKPKEGRYWLVAIKRP, encoded by the coding sequence ACACAGTTCTCGCCGAGTACTACGACACGATCTACGGGGAGAGGGTCGAGAGGGTTAAGGGCGAGATAGACTTCGTGGAGGAGATCTTTAGAGAGGACGCGGAGAGGGAAATCAAACGGGTTCTCGACCTCGCCTGCGGCACGGGCGTCCCGACCCTTGAACTTGCCATGAGGGGCTACGAGGTTGTGGGTTTGGACCTCCACGAGGAGATGCTGACGGTAGCGAAGGAGAAGGCGAAGGTTCGAGGGCTGAACGTCAGGTTCATTCAGGGCGATGCCCTCGATATCAACTTCGAGAACGAGTTCGACGCCGTCACGATGTTCTTCTCATCAATTACCTATTTCAATGATTCCGTAATTCAACAGTTATTTAATTCTGTGAAGAGTGCGCTCAGGCCGGGAGGAGTCTTCGTAGCTGATTTTCCATGCGGGTTCTACGGGGGAAGCAACGGGCCAACAGTATGGGACGAAAAGAAGGGGGATGAGAGGCTGATAATTACGGACTGGCGGGAGGTAGAGCCAGCGTTCCAAAAGCTACACTTCAAGAGGCTTGTTCAGATCATCAAACCGGACAGAAGCATCAGGGCAGTCTTTGTGGACGATGAGCTCAACATCTATACGCCGAGGGAGATGAGGCTTTTGGCAGAGAAGTACTTCAGTGAGGTCAGAATTTACGGGAACATGCATCGCGGGCTGAAGCCGAAAGAGGGGAGGTACTGGCTCGTCGCCATCAAGCGACCCTAA